The following are from one region of the Achromobacter xylosoxidans genome:
- a CDS encoding ABC transporter permease, translated as MTAAFISTLPVVRRGSAWLRARWRGLVLPAAAILAWWALARLDWVSTPLLVSPGKVLETAASQISSGRLWRALSASLAREFTGFAIGTALGLILGALLGLLPLFNRIVGPSFNTFKQISLFAWIPLISVWFGLGDVAKVTFLSLAALVPVVVNTCDGIRSTPTALLEVARVYGYSRWQTLLHVVLPAAAPSIFTGVYLALIYSWLATIGAEYLLVAGHGIGNTLIEGSEHFQMDLVIFGMFVIGLVGWSMNAFARALERRLARHRYGAA; from the coding sequence ATGACCGCGGCGTTCATCTCCACGCTTCCCGTGGTCCGACGCGGCAGCGCCTGGTTGCGCGCGCGCTGGCGTGGCCTGGTGCTGCCCGCCGCCGCCATCCTGGCCTGGTGGGCGCTGGCGCGGCTGGACTGGGTATCCACTCCGCTGCTGGTGTCGCCGGGCAAGGTGCTGGAGACGGCGGCCAGCCAGATATCCTCGGGACGGCTGTGGCGCGCGCTGAGCGCGAGCCTGGCGCGCGAATTCACCGGATTCGCAATAGGCACCGCGCTCGGCCTGATACTGGGCGCGCTGCTGGGACTGCTGCCGTTGTTCAACCGCATCGTGGGTCCCAGCTTCAACACTTTCAAGCAGATCTCGCTGTTTGCCTGGATCCCCCTGATCTCGGTCTGGTTCGGCCTGGGCGACGTGGCCAAGGTGACGTTCCTGTCGCTGGCCGCCCTGGTGCCCGTGGTCGTCAATACCTGCGATGGCATACGCAGCACCCCCACGGCGTTGCTGGAAGTGGCCCGCGTGTACGGCTATTCCCGCTGGCAGACGCTGCTGCACGTGGTCCTGCCAGCGGCCGCGCCTTCGATCTTCACCGGCGTGTACCTGGCGCTGATCTACTCCTGGCTGGCGACGATAGGCGCGGAGTACCTGCTGGTGGCCGGCCACGGCATCGGCAACACCTTGATCGAAGGCAGCGAACACTTCCAGATGGACCTGGTGATCTTCGGCATGTTCGTGATCGGCCTGGTGGGCTGGTCCATGAATGCCTTTGCCCGCGCGCTGGAGCGCAGGCTGGCGCGGCACCGCTACGGCGCCGCCTGA